The following is a genomic window from Hymenobacter monticola.
TGAGCCGCCTGTGCCGGAAGATGCTCCCGCCGCTGCTGCGCGCCGCCGAACGGCACCAGAAGCGCCAAGCCAGCCAACCGGCCCCGGCACCAGAGTCCGCAAACATTCTGCACCAGCCTACAGAAACCACGAGTGGAAAGCAGAAATGAGCTGAAATTTCAGCTGCCTGGCTCCATAGTTGTTTTCTTTGCTGCAATTTCCAGGGCTTACCATGTCGAAATTTCGGTTTTTCAGCTTGCTTGCCGCCCCGCTGCTGGGTTGGGCAGTTTCGGCCTGCCAAACCGCACCCGACGAGCGGGCCGATACCTTGGTCAACCTTGCCACGGTGCAAAGTGGCCCCCGTGTGCAGGCCGATGAGCTGAACGGGGCCATTGAGCGTGCGCCCCAGAACACCGCTTTACTGGCCAAGCGAGCCACTCTGCGCCTGGCCGCCGGTCAGCCCCGCGCCGCCCTCACCGACGTCGAGGCGGCCTTGGCCATTGATGACACCGACGGCAGTCTCTACTTCCTGCAAGCGCGCACGTTTCGGGCGCTGGGCCAGCTCAAGGAAGCGCTGGCCGCCGCGCGCCAAGCAGCCGCACACGGCTTTGGCGGCCCTGAACTGCCCTTGCTGGTGGGGGAAACCCACCTGGCCGCCCGCAATTACCCCGCCGCCCTCGACAACCTCGACCGCACCCTGCGCCTCGACCCCGACCAGCCGGCGGCGCTCTTTTATAAAGGCCTGGCCTATGCCGCCACGGCCGACACCAGCACCGCCGTGCAGTACCTGCAGGATGCCCTGGCCCGCGACCCCCGCGAGCCGGAAATTCTGCACCAGCTGGCCTTCCTGCTCAATGCCTGGCGCATTCCGGCCGATGCGGCCAAATACGCCGCCCAGGGCATGCGTCTCGACACCACCTCGGGCCTGCTGCGCTACGACTACGGCCGCCAGTTGGAGTTGCAGGGCCGTCCGGACAGCGCCCTGTGGTACTACCGGCGCGCCTTGGCCCTCGATACCACCGTGTACCGGGCCGACTACCGCCTGGGCCTCGCCGCGGCCAAGTCCAAACAGCCGAAAGCTGTCATCCAGCACCTTAGCCGCGCCGTCCGGCGCAACCCCCGCCTGCCCGAAGCCCGTGCCCTGCTCGCCGAAGCCCTCGAAGCCCAGAACCGCCTGCCCGAAGCCCTGGCCCAGTACCGCCGGTTGGTGGCCGAAAACCCGGGCAACCAGCACTGGACTTTCAAAGTCTGGAAAACCAATGGCCTCGTGCAAGCTTCGCTGCCCGATAGCTTGCGCACCACGCCGCGCTACTACTATCGTCGCCCGGTCGCACCGGCCCGGCCGCAACCCATTGCGCCGCTGCCATCCCGTGCCCCCGGCGCCGACTAACGCCCCGTGGCATTTTCTGCTCAGCTAATGGGTTAGCCTTGTTGCGCATTTGCTAACTTGCGCCTGCTTTGCCGCTCTGGCAACCTTTTAGTCTCCGTATGCTCAACATCACGCTCCCCGACGGCTCGCTGCGCCAGCTTGCCGACGGCGCCAGCGGCTATGACCTGGCCGCCAGCATTTCCGAAGGCCTCGCCCGCAACGCCTTGGCCGTTTCGGTCAACGGCGAAGTCCGCGACCTCCACCGCCCGCTGCCTGACAACGCGCAGGTCAGCATCCTTACCTGGAACGACGACTCCGGCAAATCCACCTACTGGCACTCCTCGGCCCACCTCATGGCCGAGGCCCTCGAAGCGCTGTACCCCGGCGTGAAGCTGGCCATCGGCCCGGCCATTGAAAACGGCTTCTACTACGACGTCGACCTCGGCGAAGGCCGTAGCATCAGCAGCGAAGACTTCCCCGAAATCGAGAAGAAAATGCTGGAGCTGGCCAAAAACAAAAGCCAGTACATCCGCAAGGAAGTCTCGAAGGCCGACGCCATTGCCTACTTCACCGAAAAGCAGGACCCCTACAAGCTGGAACTGCTCGAGAACCTCGAAGACGGCAACATCACCTTCTACACGCAGGGCGGCTTCACCGACCTCTGCCGCGGCCCGCACATCCCCGACACCGGCACCATCAAGGCCGCCAAGCTGATGAACGTGGCCGGCGCCTACTGGCGCGGCGACGAGAAAAACAAGCAGCTCACGCGCCTCTATGGCATCACCTTCCCCAAAGCCAAGGACCTGGCCGAGTACCTCGAGCGCCTCGAGGAAGCCAAGCGCCGCGACCACCGCAAGCTCGGCAAAGAGCTGAAGCTGTTTGCTTTCTCCGAGAAAGTAGGAGCGGGGCTGCCCCTGTGGCTGCCCAAAGGCACCGCCCTGCGCGAGCGCCTGGAGCAATTCCTGCGCAAGGCCCAGGTGAAAGCCGGCTATTCGCCCGTCGTGACGCCGCACATTGGCTCCAAAGAACTGTACGTGACCAGCGGCCACTACGAGAAGTACGGCGCCGACTCGTTCCAGCCC
Proteins encoded in this region:
- a CDS encoding tetratricopeptide repeat protein, whose amino-acid sequence is MSKFRFFSLLAAPLLGWAVSACQTAPDERADTLVNLATVQSGPRVQADELNGAIERAPQNTALLAKRATLRLAAGQPRAALTDVEAALAIDDTDGSLYFLQARTFRALGQLKEALAAARQAAAHGFGGPELPLLVGETHLAARNYPAALDNLDRTLRLDPDQPAALFYKGLAYAATADTSTAVQYLQDALARDPREPEILHQLAFLLNAWRIPADAAKYAAQGMRLDTTSGLLRYDYGRQLELQGRPDSALWYYRRALALDTTVYRADYRLGLAAAKSKQPKAVIQHLSRAVRRNPRLPEARALLAEALEAQNRLPEALAQYRRLVAENPGNQHWTFKVWKTNGLVQASLPDSLRTTPRYYYRRPVAPARPQPIAPLPSRAPGAD